Genomic segment of Scomber scombrus chromosome 18, fScoSco1.1, whole genome shotgun sequence:
TGCTCATATGTCTAAATGAGCTACTGAACTTGATGGTTGCTGGCTTAAAGCAAGATTCCCATTAACTGCACTTATCCCTTTATCTTGTCATCaatcctccctttttttcctgcatttccCCCCCTTCCAGCCGTCATCCTAAACTACTCCTCCACACTCATGAAGTAGTTCTTGATTGTGTACTGTCCCtgcaaaataaatcttaaaagtGAATCCACatagttttacacacacacacacacacacacacacacacacacacacacacacacacacacacacacacacacacacacacacacacacacacacacacacaaacacacacccagatGCATAACTGCAGAAATCAAGCAACTGAACCTACACATTCAAGCACAAGTCcacatactgaacacacaccatctgtcacacacacaagcataaaaatgtatgcaaaaaCATCCCGCACATGCAACTGTGCACGTGTGCATATACTCACACATATGCACAACTATAGGAGATACAGCACTTCCTCCTAATTACTCAAGTCTTTACTATCTCCctttcatatttcattatcCAATCTGTGCTCCACTGCTTCTTTTACCTCAATTTTCCTCCATTGtctgagtgtttctgtgtgtctacATAAATATGTATTCGCACTTCTCTGAAACATGTTTCTGCCAATAACTATTCTGCAGTAttttttaacctcttttttatatttttcctcCCATTTCTCATGCTAGAGTTGTCTTTCTCAGGCAAAGGCATTGGTTAAcgtgcacaaatacacacataaccTCTGTTAGGCTATAGGTGATTGGCTGTATGTTCCCATAGCCACTGATGTTGCTGCTCTTGTAGTTGTTGGTGCTGTTATTTTAGCTTTCATTTGGATGGAACCTTCTGGGGATGGTGAGCTGAATCAAATATTCATGATAgcaaagaaaggaaacatcaaGCTCTATGAGCCTACTTCCAGCACcacagtgtacacacacatacttactgTGTGGTAGggaatagagaaagagagacatatAATGTGCTTGTAATacttgtattttaaaacatagCCACTCTACTTCCTGTATGCAATAAACTGGAATAATGCAGATGATGGTTTAAGTTTGAGATGAACATGTTCATTTTACTCACTGTGgactctttgttttctttgagaaAGTACTGCACTCAATCATCGCTTTCCCCACTGTGTATTATCTGTCAGGAAATCCAGCTTGACCTTTTGATTTCCATGTCGATGTCTCTCTGCTCAGAgaacctgaaaaaaaaaggcttttacgTTTAACGCTTACTTTTGAAAGCTCACTGTTTGAAATATTAATGCTAAATCTTGTCAAACAAGGATGTTGCATTAACATTCTTAACAGTGTCATCTTCTTGGCTGGCTTCTGCCcaccttcctctttttttccccatgcctgcatttttttttaaagtggaacATGGAAGGATTAAAATGGGTCACCAAATTGGTTCGTGTTCCCTCCACCAAAAGCTGTGTTCAACTTTTTTGATTAAAAGATAAACAATATACAATGCATTATTTTGTGTGGATGATAGAtagacatgcacatacataaaaAGGACAAATCACTTATTTCTCAAACACACAAGCTCACTTTCTTTCTATTGCTTTCTTGTTTGACATATACCTCACCTTCTCTCTCACCATGTAATTAGAAAGTGATGGAGAGAACAGAGGACACTTACATTAATGGGTTCAAGAGACAGTATATTTATAATGGTTTTATATACATAGAAATGTCTAAATGGtatttgatatatttgtttatattagtattttgtatatttctttATAATCCTCTCTCAGTGTTAATAATCATCTGTACTGCTTTGGCAATACGGATTTATGAtctgtcatgccaataaagcttgcttgcttttttttcaagttCAGATAGGTCGAGCTGGAGATTGTTGGGTAACAAGATTAAGACTTTTCACCAATTGTCACCACAAGTGTGCAACAAATATTGCGATGTATGGTCTGGTGCAGCTGATAATTTATTCAACTTCTATTTGGATAGACCTGAGAGATCTTatgttttgaaaaatatatatacatgtgtaaCATCTGCTGTGTAGTGGGTGTGCCATGAGTAACACTATTTTTTTCACGAACAAAATACGTATTGCTAGAATTTAACTGGTCATACCAATAAAACTTTGAATTTAGAATATTGCATCTGATGCAGATAACTGTGAATTCCATGTCAAAACCCTAGTCATTAGTGCTGTGTCACAAAGTAGCCTATAAATTTGTCTGCAGTGCACCAAATGATGATGTGATTCATTCCTATGCTAGCTGATGAGTATAGCCTCCTATTCCTTtctctgtatttctttcttcctctgcatgGATGTGTAAAGTATAATTTGTATGAGTGACCCATCCTCATATTTAATTATGAATATGGCCTATATTACAGCCTATTGCAGCAGCAATGGATTCTTCGCAGCAGtgaaacattacatttgtaGTACCAGGGGCTTATATTGCTGGGTTGGTAACTGTAAAAAACTGAAAGAGCCTGACACATGGTTAGAGGGACTATGTATGTTCCATACAgactctcttacacacacacacacacacacacacacacccacacacacacacacacacacacccacacacacacacacacacacacacacacacacacacacacacacacacacagtcacactcacactcacactcacactcacactcacactcacactcacactcacactcacactcacacactcacacatacaccttaatattaaaacacataagcaaaacatattttaaggGACATAAGCTCTTTCCACTCTGtcattgtttaaaaacacacatacacacaatttcCCCTACAAACAACCAATGCTCTTCAACAGATTAGATTTTTCAAAAGATAATTGCATCCGCCTGTGTTAAATTGTTGCAGAGGTTAAATGGAGGGGGAGCaggaaaaacagaacaaaaaggaaTTAAAACGAAAATTAGTTGGACGTGACTTATTCAGCATCTTAAATGATGTATGATGGTTGATGTGGGAAAAGATGTGTGGacaaaatatgatcaaataagttcaaaatcaaaaaagatggaaaaatatgtgtgtgtttgtgaggtaAAAGTTGAAAAGAGCTGTGCATGCGATTAAGGATTTGTTGTAAAAGTTGTAATGTCAATAGCCTGTCACTCCAAATTACTCGtaccaaaacacacagatatgtGTAAAAGCACACATACAATCCCCACAGTCTAAAACATGATCATcaactgcacaaacacacacaaaaacacacacacacacacacacacacacacacacacacacacacacacacacacacacacacacacacacacacacacacacacacacacacacacacagaccccaGTTTGAACCAGACACTGAAAGTGGTGTAGTGGCTATTTAAAGTTGGATTAAAGCATCTCGCTTTTCAAATCCAAGCCAGAGTACTTGGATGTGAAAGCAACATATGAGATAATgacagaaggagaaagaggagtaTAAAATAgagggtggagtgtgtgtgtgtgtgtgtgtgtgtgtgtgtgtgtgtgtgtgtgtgtgtgtgtgtgtgtgtgtgtgtgtgtgtgtgtgtgtgtgtgtgtgcgtgtgtgcgtgcatgcgtgtgcatgttcgtgtgcgtgtgcgtgcgtgcgtgcgtgcttgcgtgcgtgcgtgtgtgtgtgcgtgtgtgtgtgtgtgtgtgagtgagctgATGATCATGTTGTGTATGTGAGTGGTAGCTAAAGTGGTGGCCTTAAACTTTAAAACAGCAACTATGAAAGATTGATGTCCTGCTAATTCAGCTGCTAGCAACTCCTTTGGCCATCAAACCACTTTGAAATATGGGAGGCCGATTATGgtgaaaacattgaaatatgcACATACAAACTGACAGttttcacatacacactgaaaaaCTCAATCTGCCTCAATCTGCCTTCCTGCTATACTACAACAACTTCTAGTCACACGTAGCCTATATCCTGCTGTATGGTGGTGTATATGTGCACGTTTTCAAAGCATATGTTCACATTtttagtgtgtatgtgcacatatttAAGTGTTTTCACCCTAAATGGCCTCCAATAGCCATtttgaaatacacacaaacacacacacacagacctatGATCTATGAGAGTGccctgttgtgatttggcgctttataatTAACATTGACTCAAATGTTACCCCAATTCAGTTATTGCAATGCTGCTGCACTGAGCTGTTGATCAAATCACTGTCACGACTGAGAAGTCAtctgacaaaataaatatgaaatcaaCTTAATAGCTACAACTCTATCATATGGTTGGCcttatgacatttaaaatgagcaaTCACAGAGAACTTTAGAATAGAAAGATGTTTTCTCATGTTTAATGTCACACAGCCTCAGGCCAGGATTATGTCATAATTTTCAAGAAGCTGAATTTTCTTTGtgcatactttaaaaaaaaaaagaggaagacagaaatGAAGAAGCAGTCGGAGGACAAGGGcatgaagaaagaaggaggttggaaacaaaaaaagtagtgGCAAAAATTGGTCAGATATGTATTTTCTATATCTTTGGgtttataaatgtaatggatTTTCAAAGTTATAAGTCCATCAATGTTGTACAGGGTCAAATATATCTACAATTATCGGAAGCATTCCTGTGAAATTTTGGATGGACTTTCACAGTCCCCATAGGATTAATCttgatgactttggtgatcccctgactttacAAACTTCCGAAACTGTTGATACTCTCTGACCTTTACAACATATGGGCAAATAAACGGAGTCAAGATGAggatatgaataaataatatgcATAAATAGTCTTAAACAGAAGGTGACTCATGCAGGAAGGATTTGGTCCTGTCTTCTCTTAAAGGATGTTTAGCTCAATTTGTTGCATCTGTGttttgacagtgtgtgtgtccatctgctCCCACCTGTTCCAAGGTCCCTGTCTACATCTGatgatgtttaatttaaaaataatgccTCTATAACTCAGCATAATATTAAAGCCATTGTTTAATGTATCATGACTTAAAAAGCAAAGAAGTTGCATTCTGtctgaaaaaaatcatctgCAGAAGGCTGCAGAAACACTGCTTTAATATAAGCAACCATGATATTTCAGTGATTTCAGTGAAAGATGGAAGTATAGGGCATTGTGACTGCATGTTTTCTAATAGTCATGTTACTTTATGCAGCGGACATGCCTTGAAATGTTGtctatacaaacacacacaataaaccaaCATGGCTGCACCATCAACTGGCCTGGTTTGTCATAACCTGTTAAGGATCCCCATCTAGTGTTGCATCGATAGAATGCAGAGGCAGTGATGCATATTGTGAGGTGAAGGTCCCTGTGAGATCAAGCTGAATACCCTCATCTGCATGTCTGTATGTTCAGTAGCAGATTTACATATGGGCGACATGGGGGCGCACCACGCACCAAAAAGAGGACATATATTAGAATGTGTCGCTTTACCTGTCTGCCTGTGGTAAGCTGCAGATGAATTCTAAATGTCTTCATGAGAATGttacgagagagagagggaaatttAGGCGACTTTTTGCAGCACAGAaactctctgtttttctttatcataGTCAAACACTGTACAGTATGCTGAGTATGCACCTCCTAAAgtcttccttttttgttttcttcagagGAAAAACATATATCCATCAAAGTTTAATGTGcacccttagcaaaaagtagtttattcaagtgtactacaagtatatttattttaaaagtctaagactaagtacattaatactaagacttacacttatactttaatactaaagctTATACTTTAgtatactttttacttctttctgccacaaaatactaatacttagtatatcttgatccaagtacagaataaggtcaagtcattgactcgtgcttacatttaatttagaagaataaaaatgtttttcactacacACATTTGCTTTGAGGTATTATCCCTGTTATAAACGTATATGTACAAgatcatatagtatataactagtACAATGGAAGTATATAGTGAAACGGCCTTACCAATAATGTGaattatatctatatatcacATGATGATGCAGAATTATTGGTCTTGTAAATGTTACCTAAttaataaaaattcaaaaattgATGGAGGCAGGAGGAAAAATCATGTCATCATCCGatcatggtttcatttcatatatttgccCCTTTTGTACTTTGCTTTATGGTTTAATAACAAAGCACGCCAGATCATTTTTGTGACAAACAAAAATCCTTCAGTGTCATGCTAGTCACTTATTagacaaaacatataaaatctTAGGTAGTGGTTGAAGGTGGACCCCTCCCTCCCAGCCcccacacatatgcatacacatcAGGTATAAGGCAGAATGCACCAATTCCAGCCCATTTATAGTGCTTTTAACTATACCTCCCTTTCATCTAGCTTTCCATAGTTTGTTGACCATGGAAAAGAGTCTGTAGATTTTTTTCCTTGCCATATGTACTTTATAGCGCTGCCCTAGGGGAAGCAGCTTTGCAAAGAATTGATGCAGTTCTCATGGTCACAGGTGGTTACTTATTATTTTGATCAGTTACCACTCATCAAGATGGTTGCTCTTATTACTATGAGATGGCTGATGCCAGAGGAAGAAAGTAGAGATAGGCATACTGCTGATAGCAAGATCACCGTTCTGTCAAGACTGTGGACTGATGAAGTTAACCCTCCTCCCTTAAGTATGTTGGTTTCATTTCTCTATGACTCTATGAAAAGTTTTCTATACAAGGTACAAACTTCAAAAGCTCACAAGGTTAATATGATGAGTAATGCTCTGCCTTTAAGTGTGTAGGAAGGGTTTAATACTCCATAGAAATCATCAATTTTACAGGATAGAAGGGACCAAAGAAGCAAGCAATGCTCTGCTGACAAAGGTCACATTTGTTATCTAATCACTCTCTATGCTCTACAGCTGTTTGTCCTGTATGGATACCTTGCACCATTTCTATGTTTTTCATAAacgctctctctcctctgctgtcggCTCTGATTAAGCCACTGCCTGCACGTgaccaattaaaaaaacaaaacatctttaTTACCAGATTCAgatagaaaatgtaatattaaaagtgatagtCAAATTGCTCAAATTCAGTGAGCTCAAttgagagagagatatataaGACCACcgacaaaaacagcagcaaagtcTAAAATCCTCAATAGTAAACAAAAGTATCCCCATGGCTGAATGCCATCAGATGTAAGTAGGAGAgtagtttctgtgtttgtgattCTGCAAGTCAGATTCTCACATCTCTCCAGCTGAGAGCAAGAGAGCAAGAGAGCAAGAGAGCAAGAGGACTGTTGACTGCTGCTGCTAGCTGGTAAGAAAgcaaagatttatttatttattcatttaaattcttaaggctcaagaaaaaaatcatacacagCATATAAATTAATCAGAGACCCACAGTATTCCAAGATTTTCATGGGCACGCACAACAATTGAAGTGTCTTACTGTAAGATTTTAATATCAAATTTATTCCATTATTCAAAAAAACATATAGAAAACTGTCAACTCTTTTTTTACAAATTGAAATAACTCACATTGACCTGCTGTTATATGGCTTAAACCGCAATTATTGAAGGTTGAAATCTgcgtgtgtgatgtgtgtgtcctctctcaACGCAGGATAAACACATACTATAAATACTTCCGCCCAAGTGGAAGACCAACAAacaaattgaaaagaaaagatgaaaagatgaaaagctTCAAGCGTATATGCTTCTTTTGTAATATATGGAGCACTTGAAAACAGTTCTTATTGAGGCAGTAGTTGCTTCCCATATCCTCCTCCCAGTTATTCAGGTATGACTGCAGTTACAACTTTACTATAGGGTCCATACCGGCCAAACTTGTCTTTGCccacaacagcaacacacatCTTGTACCCAGGCTTGTACTTGGGGATCCATGCATACATGGGCAGAGGGCTGGCCCTCACCTCATCAAGGGTTTTCCAATTTGTGAAGATGCCGCAACCCTTAACTTTTTCCATGGTTATGTAGATGCTGCAGCagggagaggaaacaagagaaagCATAAGAAGTGAGGAAGAGGACGAAAAAAAGTAATGAGAGTTGTAGTGAAGGCCACTAACTGGCTGACCTCTGCTTCCATCTGCTGGTCTTACTGTATGTTGAGATAAGCAACATGCAGTAAAGGATGATATTCTTCTGAAAAAGTCCTATATTCCACCTGGCTTGTTTATGCGTGGTTGCTTATCTCAGCCAAAAGAGCGATGGCGGAAAAGTATGGATCTAATTCTCATTAACCATTCAgatattttaagaaaaacaagCCAAAGAGTTATGATGAAACAGATTTCTGTGTTGTGAAAACCGAACTGTACCAGTGTGCCAGATGATGTTGCCATCTGGCACACTCTAATTGCCTCAGAGGGCAACATTTGCAGTTTTGattacattgtaaataaacCTGTAACTGTACCCAGCTCACTAATGTTTACCAGTCCAGTGGAACACACTTAATATAATAACTTcatcatttgattcattttgtttgctttttaacGCATTCCTCTCCATAAAGTATTCTGCTCAAGGGAAGTTGAGAAAGATATACAAATAGAGCTGCAGGGGCTGAAACCTCTGTTTAAAGAAGCATCTGCCTTCTCAACACACCATCTCTTGCCCTCTGGTGATTATCACCTGTAACTATCCATGGGTGGATCTGAAaggtcctcctcctccacgtTCCAGAGCACAGAAAGGCCAGCAGGTTGCTTGATGAGAGCCAGGTGTACTAGTAGTCTCTTTGGCATGTTGTACGAGGCAGCCTCTATGCTCATGACGGAGGGAAAAGTGGGAGTGGGAAGAGGAGGATAGGAGACCTCATCCTCTTCCTAGGGATAGATAAACAAAGTAAAGAGAGTAGTGGTAATATGAGTACAGtaacatgataaatattactgtgggttagttagttagttagttagttagttagttagttagttagtcagttagttagtgtgtgtgtaggctttTACCTGCTCTGAGTCGGTGTGCTGGGAACAGTTACCATCGCCAGGAGAGACGCATTCCTGTTTCAAACCCTCACACTTGGGCTCCTTTAACTTCATGAACTCCTcaaacttgttttcattttcctgttttcattacACAACATAAGTATGGAAATGAGTAATATCTCATCATTAGCTGCAAACAATGAGTTTATGTATGCCCTGTTTTGAAACTAGTATATCAAATAATGAAGGATCCTACCTTTGACTCAGGAGAGCCTTAAATAGTATGATGCTGATAGttgaatattatttaaaatgtaaacctAATTAAAAACTACATCACATAAactgactgaaacacacaacaggATAGATTAAATAAACCATCACCTGAAACACGTCTTTGTTCATGTCCGCGCAATCTGTGCcaactggaaaaacaaacaaacaccaaacaTGGCAGAGGATAAATACTCAGACAACCAACTTATGCAAATGTTCATTAGTGCACATAAACGTGCTGGGCTCTTACTGTGTGACATGGTCTCCATGGTTTCATCCTCAGAGTGTGTCCTGCAGAGTTAGACGTCAAATAAAATTATTACACAATCTGACAATCAATCCATTCATAGCAAATGcctttataactttttttatttttttatgaatgattaATATCACCAAACCTGATTCCACATACCTTTCAATGGTCACAGTAACATGAGATGGCAGTGGACTCTGAAAGTCAAGCATATGTGAGTTTATACATTTGTTCAGATTAATCACATGTGACATAATCAAAGAAGAGTTCATCCTTAGAGGTAGAAAAGAGTACGGAGTGGAGGTAATGGCAGCACAGTGTGGGCTCATTAGCTTGTGTGCTTTACCTGCTTTAGGCCTGTTTGCTTGAAACTGTAACTATCATCATGAGAGAAGCATTCCTGTTTCACACGAACTGATTTCGGCTCCTTCAGCTGGTTGAACTCCTTAAAATCATCTGGCTCTTTCTTTATGCGCCTGTGACGTCCCTGatttatacaaaataaacatgGAAAGGAGTACTATGTTGCCATTAGTTGCACATAATATATTTATGCATGCCATGTTTTGAAACTAGTATATCAAATAATGAAGGATCCTACCGTAAACTCAGAAGAGGCATgaggaggaagtggaagagGCAGCTCGTCACTTAAATCTGCTATAGCACTCGTCAAAGCTTAACATGGATTATGTGCAACcccaaataacagaaaaaaggaaaggaaacagtaGAAATACAAAGATGTGGTTAGGTATTCAAGTTCTAACTCTCCATATAATTACATTTGGACCATTATAACAGTCTGTCATGTCCACTTTCTCCACtgtagaaatacattttaccacatactaaaagagacaaatatttaaaaaggtagagtcagtcatTCTAGAGAAagattgttgatatttgaaATAAACACTCAAACAAATACACCCCTCACCTTGTGCTCCTTCAGAAGCTCCGCCCCCCCAAATTCAGACACACATTCATGGCTCAGTCAGAGCCACTTTGTTTGTTTCCCATTTACAGAGCCAATGCTGTGTATGAAACACCAGAATGTTtttccagcacacacacagaacggACAGCTAGCAGACTGTGTGGAGATATTCgctgaatttgacaaaaagtaTATTGAACAATTTTCCTCCAGAATCACTGACTACCTTTAATGTAGTTCACACATGGGCTTGTATTAATGAAACAGCCTTACCATCTTTATCTGCACGCATCTTCTTTAGTGCCCCTTTAGTAGTTTCCTAGAAAGAGAAATAATCAAAACTAACCAGTCAAACTCAACATCTCACTGTTTATGGTAACTTAAGATGCAGACCTCAATAAGTACTagttttttcaattttgtatAGTGATACAACAGTATTTACTTATTTCTTATTATCTATTGTGGTTTTGTATGGCCGAAACAAGTTGTATCTGTAACCACACTCAACAGTGTGATGACAACTCTGTACAAGCATGGGGTTATAAATACAATGGAATTGAACTTGTCTCCATTTGCTTTAATCTGTTGTAACATATAATAACTAAATGCCTGTGCACGTTAACTTAATAAGCTGCTTTGTGTGCAGTCCttaacattttgaaatttgAATGTAACATGTTACAGCAATAACACTAATTTAGTTTTTAGAGCTGAACTGTCAAAAAGTGTTCCTGAACTAATGTGCTGATAAGTTGGATGTTAATCCTCTCACCAGTGAACATGGTATAATTACTAACCACAAAAGCATCAACTTTACTATATAATGTCCAAACAAACTATATTAACACTGACATACAGGTGAATTATTTTTTGACTGAATAAACAAGGATAAAATGATTACGATTTTTACATGTGTATTACTCCAAATCCCCACATACTGTTGAAGCTGGTAGTTGAATACTATTTAAAatcaaaagtgaaaaacatctcataaattgattattaaaaacacaatgaataacTGGATATACATACCATCATCTGCAAGACGTCTCTGCTCATGTCTATGCAATCTGTGCTCTTTTTgtctactgaaaaaaaaaaacaacatgacaaaGAATAAATACTCAGACAACCAACTGATGCATATATTCATTAGTGCACATAAACTTGCTGGGCTCTTACTGTGTGACACGGCTTCCATGGTTTCATCCTCAGAGTATGTCCTGCAGagttaaaaatcaaatcaaactgttTCACAACTGATGATATCCAAATTCATGTAAAGCACAAATTCACAGAAGGACATTCATCATTTTCACTAATGACTAAAATTACCAAACCTGACTCCACATACCTCCTGACGTCCACATTATCATGAGATGCCAGTGGAGTCTGAAAGTCAAACATTCATAAGAGTTTGTATATAGACTTGTTCAGACTCATCACATGACATAATTATATTCAAGTGAGTGAATGgctgcgtgcgtgtgtgcgtgcgtgcgtgcgtgtgtcagCATCAAacctttttctgtgtttttgttatgttgGCAAGAATGGCTTCTGCTCTCTTAGTCACCATCTTAACACGGGCCTGAGGAAGAGAGGGATGTAAAGATTTATATGCGCTAGATGTATTGGATTTATGGTAGGgctggcttaaaaaaaaaagattgaaattTATCTTCGTTTGAATGATCCAATATCGATTAATAATATCCCAAATCCCATCTTTTAATGTATGCCTTTTCCTGAGGATGCTGGAAGCATTAACCCATTAGTCTTGGTTCTTTGCACAACCTGAGAGACTAATTAACCTCATTTGAATCAAAAAACATGGTGGGAGCTACTCACGTGAAGCCTAAAGGCAGATGTTTAGTTGCATTCCAGATTTAAAAATtatgaagacaaaaaacaaacagtaggCAGATTTAAACTGCGTATCTTCAGTAAGTGAGTAAAAACTAGTTTCCACTGACCTCCAATTTTTTCATGGCGGTTTCATAGTCAAATTCACCATTTAGCCGCTGAATAGCCTCTGCTAAATTCTGCAGCTTTGTATCATTCTTTTCCACTGCACTGCGAACCTCCTGCTCGATCAGTGTCTGtacctgtagacacacacacacaccgtattCAGTAACTGCAGATGTTTATCATATTACGCAACATATGCATTTACAAATGTAACCACGCATGATGTCAAATATGCAAAGAATAAATCTAAAATGCATTTCCACAGTCTCTGATGTTGTCTCTTACTTCAGATTGGGAGATTTTGATCTTTTTGTTACTGGCTCCAGAAAGAGTTGAATTGGTGGGCAACCTCTTCATTcttcaaacatacaaaaacacacatacagaatgtCAAAATGCACCTAGCTTTCAATGTGTCTTATTCTACATTGAGGAAATTAGAAAAATGGACTTTGCTGTCCTAATTTgtgaaaatatgttaaaaaatgtaaagaatcaAAGCagtaatttatattttgttcaAGGACCACTGTAAAACACCTCATGTCAACTGACTGATTTGAATTAGAACAGGAGAATTTGTGGTGACTGGGGTATAACAATCTATAGACTTATACACAACACAAGTATAAGTCCAGTAGTGTCATACTGGGCAGAAGTTGTGCGATGACTTTTACTTACAATGTGGCTACAGGGGGTGTTACATCAACATTGGTCCGAAACTagtcaaaaacacaacatttctgcATTGCAATACCACAAATATACCTTGAAATATCTCATGAATAACACTATA
This window contains:
- the atf7ip2 gene encoding activating transcription factor 7-interacting protein 2 isoform X2; the protein is MKRLPTNSTLSGASNKKIKISQSEVQTLIEQEVRSAVEKNDTKLQNLAEAIQRLNGEFDYETAMKKLEARVKMVTKRAEAILANITKTQKKTPLASHDNVDVRRTYSEDETMEAVSHIDKKSTDCIDMSRDVLQMMETTKGALKKMRADKDALTSAIADLSDELPLPLPPHASSEFTGRHRRIKKEPDDFKEFNQLKEPKSVRVKQECFSHDDSYSFKQTGLKQSPLPSHVTVTIERTHSEDETMETMSHIGTDCADMNKDVFQENENKFEEFMKLKEPKCEGLKQECVSPGDGNCSQHTDSEQEEDEVSYPPLPTPTFPSVMSIEAASYNMPKRLLVHLALIKQPAGLSVLWNVEEEDLSDPPMDSYSIYITMEKVKGCGIFTNWKTLDEVRASPLPMYAWIPKYKPGYKMCVAVVGKDKFGRYGPYSKVVTAVIPE
- the atf7ip2 gene encoding activating transcription factor 7-interacting protein 2 isoform X1, translated to MARERAKNYAKRRKSKDSPRKLANKLRARVNIGEAFEKWRELKTEQGLKSDSEVALCLLDVMKRLPTNSTLSGASNKKIKISQSEVQTLIEQEVRSAVEKNDTKLQNLAEAIQRLNGEFDYETAMKKLEARVKMVTKRAEAILANITKTQKKTPLASHDNVDVRRTYSEDETMEAVSHIDKKSTDCIDMSRDVLQMMETTKGALKKMRADKDALTSAIADLSDELPLPLPPHASSEFTGRHRRIKKEPDDFKEFNQLKEPKSVRVKQECFSHDDSYSFKQTGLKQSPLPSHVTVTIERTHSEDETMETMSHIGTDCADMNKDVFQENENKFEEFMKLKEPKCEGLKQECVSPGDGNCSQHTDSEQEEDEVSYPPLPTPTFPSVMSIEAASYNMPKRLLVHLALIKQPAGLSVLWNVEEEDLSDPPMDSYSIYITMEKVKGCGIFTNWKTLDEVRASPLPMYAWIPKYKPGYKMCVAVVGKDKFGRYGPYSKVVTAVIPE